The Rhododendron vialii isolate Sample 1 chromosome 6a, ASM3025357v1 genome includes a window with the following:
- the LOC131331488 gene encoding BES1/BZR1 homolog protein 4 isoform X1, which translates to MTTGARLPSWKERENNKKRERRRRAIAAKIFSGLRMYGNYKLPKHCDNNEVLKALCDEAGWAVETDGTTYRKGCKPVELMDMVGGSASASPCSSYQPSPGASYNPSPASSSFPSPVSSYTVNPNLDGSSLIPWLKNLSSASSSPSSSKLPYLHVHGGGSISAPVTPPLSSPTARTPRIHTDRNDSCALMGWGSSSHYSLLPSSTPPSPGRQILHNSQWFSGIRVPHSGPMSPTFSLVSSNPFGATPGGGSRMWTPGQSGTCSPAIPAGADHTADVPMREAISMSDEFAFGSNTTGLVKPWEGERIHEDCGSDDLELTLGSSKTRFKWSRGKMEGFLMLTVKLNSLAHLFYFKIILCSSSRRGVINFSTI; encoded by the exons atgaCGACGGGGGCGAGGCTGCCGTcgtggaaggagagagagaacaacaagaagagggagaggaggaggcgGGCGATCGCGGCGAAGATCTTTTCAGGGCTGAGGATGTACGGGAACTACAAGCTTCCCAAGCACTGTGACAATAACGAGGTTCTCAAAGCCCTCTGCGACGAGGCCGGCTGGGCCGTCGAAACCGACGGCACCACCTATCGCAAG GGATGCAAGCCTGTGGAACTCATGGACATGGTAGGTGGATCTGCATCAGCAAGCCCATGTTCATCTTACCAACCAAGTCCCGGTGCTTCATACAACCCTAGCCCAGCCTCCTCTTCCTTTCCCAGTCCAGTGTCCTCTTACACCGTAAATCCAAATTTAGATGGCAGTTCCCTCATCCCTTGGCTCAAGAACCTCTCCTCCGCCTCTTCATCCCCCTCTTCCTCCAAGCTTCCCTATCTCCACGTCCATGGTGGTGGTTCGATCAGCGCCCCTGTCACCCCTCCGTTGAGCTCCCCAACTGCGAGAACCCCTCGAATCCACACTGACCGGAATGACTCTTGTGCCCTCATGGGCTGGGGCAGCAGCTCTCACTACTCATTGCTTCCTTCTTCTACCCCACCGAGCCCTGGCCGCCAAATCCTTCACAATTCCCAATGGTTTTCTGGGATTCGGGTCCCGCATTCCGGGCCCATGTCTCCGACATTCAGCCTTGTCTCCTCAAACCCATTTGGGGCTACACCGGGTGGTGGCTCCCGCATGTGGACGCCTGGGCAAAGCGGGACCTGCTCTCCTGCCATTCCGGCGGGAGCTGACCATACTGCTGATGTCCCAATGCGTGAAGCGATTTCGATGTCGGATGAATTTGCTTTTGGAAGCAACACAACAGGGTTGGTGAAGCCGTGGGAAGGAGAGAGGATTCATGAGGACTGCGGTTCGGATGATCTTGAGCTTACTCTTGGGAGCTCAAAGACCAGGTTT AAATGGTCAAGAGGAAAGATGGAAGGTTTCCTAATGTTGACTGTCAAGCTGAACTCTCTTGCccatcttttctattttaaaattatactATGCAGTTCTTCGAGGCGTGGGGTGATTAATTTCTCAACTATTTAA
- the LOC131331488 gene encoding BES1/BZR1 homolog protein 4 isoform X3, with the protein MDMVGGSASASPCSSYQPSPGASYNPSPASSSFPSPVSSYTVNPNLDGSSLIPWLKNLSSASSSPSSSKLPYLHVHGGGSISAPVTPPLSSPTARTPRIHTDRNDSCALMGWGSSSHYSLLPSSTPPSPGRQILHNSQWFSGIRVPHSGPMSPTFSLVSSNPFGATPGGGSRMWTPGQSGTCSPAIPAGADHTADVPMREAISMSDEFAFGSNTTGLVKPWEGERIHEDCGSDDLELTLGSSKTRFKWSRGKMEGFLMLTVKLNSLAHLFYFKIILCSSSRRGVINFSTI; encoded by the exons ATGGACATGGTAGGTGGATCTGCATCAGCAAGCCCATGTTCATCTTACCAACCAAGTCCCGGTGCTTCATACAACCCTAGCCCAGCCTCCTCTTCCTTTCCCAGTCCAGTGTCCTCTTACACCGTAAATCCAAATTTAGATGGCAGTTCCCTCATCCCTTGGCTCAAGAACCTCTCCTCCGCCTCTTCATCCCCCTCTTCCTCCAAGCTTCCCTATCTCCACGTCCATGGTGGTGGTTCGATCAGCGCCCCTGTCACCCCTCCGTTGAGCTCCCCAACTGCGAGAACCCCTCGAATCCACACTGACCGGAATGACTCTTGTGCCCTCATGGGCTGGGGCAGCAGCTCTCACTACTCATTGCTTCCTTCTTCTACCCCACCGAGCCCTGGCCGCCAAATCCTTCACAATTCCCAATGGTTTTCTGGGATTCGGGTCCCGCATTCCGGGCCCATGTCTCCGACATTCAGCCTTGTCTCCTCAAACCCATTTGGGGCTACACCGGGTGGTGGCTCCCGCATGTGGACGCCTGGGCAAAGCGGGACCTGCTCTCCTGCCATTCCGGCGGGAGCTGACCATACTGCTGATGTCCCAATGCGTGAAGCGATTTCGATGTCGGATGAATTTGCTTTTGGAAGCAACACAACAGGGTTGGTGAAGCCGTGGGAAGGAGAGAGGATTCATGAGGACTGCGGTTCGGATGATCTTGAGCTTACTCTTGGGAGCTCAAAGACCAGGTTT AAATGGTCAAGAGGAAAGATGGAAGGTTTCCTAATGTTGACTGTCAAGCTGAACTCTCTTGCccatcttttctattttaaaattatactATGCAGTTCTTCGAGGCGTGGGGTGATTAATTTCTCAACTATTTAA
- the LOC131331487 gene encoding uncharacterized protein LOC131331487, which produces MDAKMVYPKIDLDDYQPNFLSHAVSGGVEEPSEGSFLAATSDLGNQEKTLLSDDETKTHQCTMVGDDVKNDSGHDSIDKYVCYDSPVFEETGVWIPVSVPPMSETEREEWNRGFCLAGAYFPDSEMGWSQFGGAEKEMTLWDVVRDMLLVARGKVNAIASGDVHGCTISWLSSHLLEQAWKEMAQTLTEANIGNIKEIIESEPPRWLADSAASACMLCNVRFHPIMCSRHHCRFCGGIFCNQCSKGRSLLPAKFRSGDPQRVCDVCCVRLESVQSHLMDQVSRAAQLPTQDLTDLSTLRSWLNFPWGQSMEYEIYKATNTIRGYNKVGYLTPEKSIPDAILKQAKGLAILTVAKVGVMVTYNIGTGLVVARRQDGSWSPPSAISSFGIGWGAQAGGEVTDFIIVLRTSKAVETFSGNVHFSVGAGLSAAVGIVGRAAEADIRAGDGGYAACYTYSCSKGAFVGCSLEGSIVTTRSQENSRFYGNPSIKASDVLLGSFPRPPAAAILYHALSDLYQKLDR; this is translated from the exons GTTTCTGGAGGTGTCGAGGAACCCAGTGAAGGAAGTTTTTTAGCGGCAACAAGTGATCTGGGGAACCAAGAAAAGACACTGTTGAGTGATGATGAAACCAAGACACATCAATGCACTATGGTGGGGGATGATGTGAAGAATGACTCTGGCCATGATAGCATTGACAAATATGTTTGTTATGATTCACCAGTTTTTGAAGAAACCGGGGTTTGGATACCTGTTTCCGTCCCACCAATGTCAGAAACTGAACGCGAAGAATGGAACAGGGGCTTCTGCTTGGCTGGGGCCTACTTCCCGGATAGTGAGATGGGCTGGAGTCAGTTTGGTGGAGCAGAGAAGGAGATGACTCTATGGGATGTGGTTCGTGATATGCTACTTGTGGCCCGTGGGAAAGTGAATGCTATTGCATCAGGTGATGTGCATGGGTGCACGATTTCTTGGTTATCAAGTCATTTACTTGAGCAAGCTTGGAAAGAGATGGCTCAGACCCTAACGGAAGCTAATATTGGTAACATAAAGGAAATCATCGAATCTGAGCCACCAAGATGGTTGGCTGATAGTGCCGCTTCTGCGTGCATGTTGTGTAATGTACGTTTTCATCCAATCATGTGCTCTAGGCACCATTGCCGGTTTTGTGGAGGAATTTTCTGTAATCAGTGTTCCAAGGGAAGGAGCTTGTTGCCCGCCAAGTTTCGCTCAGGGGACCCACAACGAGTTTGTGATGTGTGCTGTGTGAGGCTTGAATCAGTCCAGTCACACTTGATGGACCAAGTAAGTCGTGCTGCTCAGTTGCCAACGCAAGATCTGACAGACCTGAGTACATTGAGATCATGGCTTAATTTTCCATGGGGTCAGTCAATGGAGTATGAAATTTATAAGGCTACAAATACCATTCGAGGTTATAATAAG GTTGGCTACTTAACACCTGAAAAATCCATACCAGATGCTATCTTAAAGCAAGCAAAAGGCCTTGCAATTCTTACTGTTGCAAAGGTTGGTGTGATGGTCACCTACAACATTGGAACAGGGCTTGTTGTTGCTCGTAGACAAGATGGATCTTGGTCCCCGCCGTCTGCCATTTCTTCCTTCGGCATTGGCTGGGGAGCTCAG GCTGGAGGGGAAGTAACAGACTTCATAATTGTGTTGAGGACAAGTAAAGCGGTGGAGACATTTAGTGGAAATGTGCATTTCTCAGTTGGAGCAGGTTTAAGTGCTGCTGTTGGCATTGTTGGAAGGGCTGCTGAAGCAGATATCCGTGCAGGTGACGGGGGTTATGCTGCTTGCTATACATACAGCTGCAGTAAAG GGGCATTTGTTGGATGCTCGCTTGAAGGGAGCATTGTTACCACCCGCTCGCAAGAAAATTCCAGGTTCTATGGCAATCCATCCATTAAGGCATCTGATGTACTTCTTGGATCATTTCCTCGGCCTCCTGCAGCTGCCATTCTCTATCATGCACTTTCAGATTTGTACCAGAAACTTGATAGGTGA
- the LOC131331488 gene encoding BES1/BZR1 homolog protein 4 isoform X2, with amino-acid sequence MTTGARLPSWKERENNKKRERRRRAIAAKIFSGLRMYGNYKLPKHCDNNEVLKALCDEAGWAVETDGTTYRKGCKPVELMDMVGGSASASPCSSYQPSPGASYNPSPASSSFPSPVSSYTVNPNLDGSSLIPWLKNLSSASSSPSSSKLPYLHVHGGGSISAPVTPPLSSPTARTPRIHTDRNDSCALMGWGSSSHYSLLPSSTPPSPGRQILHNSQWFSGIRVPHSGPMSPTFSLVSSNPFGATPGGGSRMWTPGQSGTCSPAIPAGADHTADVPMREAISMSDEFAFGSNTTGLVKPWEGERIHEDCGSDDLELTLGSSKTR; translated from the exons atgaCGACGGGGGCGAGGCTGCCGTcgtggaaggagagagagaacaacaagaagagggagaggaggaggcgGGCGATCGCGGCGAAGATCTTTTCAGGGCTGAGGATGTACGGGAACTACAAGCTTCCCAAGCACTGTGACAATAACGAGGTTCTCAAAGCCCTCTGCGACGAGGCCGGCTGGGCCGTCGAAACCGACGGCACCACCTATCGCAAG GGATGCAAGCCTGTGGAACTCATGGACATGGTAGGTGGATCTGCATCAGCAAGCCCATGTTCATCTTACCAACCAAGTCCCGGTGCTTCATACAACCCTAGCCCAGCCTCCTCTTCCTTTCCCAGTCCAGTGTCCTCTTACACCGTAAATCCAAATTTAGATGGCAGTTCCCTCATCCCTTGGCTCAAGAACCTCTCCTCCGCCTCTTCATCCCCCTCTTCCTCCAAGCTTCCCTATCTCCACGTCCATGGTGGTGGTTCGATCAGCGCCCCTGTCACCCCTCCGTTGAGCTCCCCAACTGCGAGAACCCCTCGAATCCACACTGACCGGAATGACTCTTGTGCCCTCATGGGCTGGGGCAGCAGCTCTCACTACTCATTGCTTCCTTCTTCTACCCCACCGAGCCCTGGCCGCCAAATCCTTCACAATTCCCAATGGTTTTCTGGGATTCGGGTCCCGCATTCCGGGCCCATGTCTCCGACATTCAGCCTTGTCTCCTCAAACCCATTTGGGGCTACACCGGGTGGTGGCTCCCGCATGTGGACGCCTGGGCAAAGCGGGACCTGCTCTCCTGCCATTCCGGCGGGAGCTGACCATACTGCTGATGTCCCAATGCGTGAAGCGATTTCGATGTCGGATGAATTTGCTTTTGGAAGCAACACAACAGGGTTGGTGAAGCCGTGGGAAGGAGAGAGGATTCATGAGGACTGCGGTTCGGATGATCTTGAGCTTACTCTTGGGAGCTCAAAGACCAG GTGA